In one Solanum lycopersicum chromosome 11, SLM_r2.1 genomic region, the following are encoded:
- the LOC101260693 gene encoding hydroxyproline O-arabinosyltransferase NOD3 yields MIPRKNMGRVSPLLLILLALGFFFATYNLVTLIIHYRATTSSSFSISTSGSSSNGGGGSEWFDPVKESNLVKSGDRKFHVALTATDAPYSKWQCRIMYYWYKKMKERDGSEMGGFTRVLHSGKPDNLMEEIPTFVVDPLPEGLDRGYIVLNRPWAFVQWLEKATIEEEYILMAEPDHVFANPLPNLARGDLPAAFPFFYIKPAEHEGVIRKYYPEELGPVTNVDPIGNSPVIIKKSILEKIAPTWMNVSLRMKDDPETDKAFGWVLEMYGYAVASALHGVRHILRKDFMLQPPWDLEVGKKFIIHYTYGCDYNMKGELTYGKIGEWRFDKRSYLRGPPPKNLSLPPPGVPESVVRLVKMVNEATANIPGWETE; encoded by the exons ATGATACCCAGAAAGAATATGGGTCGGGTTTCGCCATTGTTACTGATCTTACTTGCATTAGGTTTCTTCTTTGCAACATACAATTTGGTTACATTGATAATTCACTATAGGGCAACGACAAGTAGCAGTTTTAGTATTAGTACTAGTGGTAGTAGTAGTAATGGTGGAGGAGGATCGGAATGGTTTGACCCGGTTAAGGAATCCAATTTAGTGAAATCCGGTGACCGGAAATTCCACGTGGCATTGACGGCGACTGATGCGCCGTACAGTAAGTGGCAGTGTAGGATTATGTATTATTGGTATAAGAAGATGAAGGAGAGAGATGGATCGGAAATGGGTGGGTTTACTCGGGTTTTGCATTCGGGTAAACCTGATAATTTGATGGAGGAGATTCCTACTTTTGTTGTTGATCCTCTTCCTGAAGGATTGGATCGG GGTTATATTGTTCTTAACAGACCATGGGCTTTTGTTCAGTGGCTTGAAAAGGCAACAATTGAAGAAGA ATACATTCTAATGGCAGAGCCTGACCATGTATTTGCAAATCCCTTGCCAAACTTGGCTCGTGGAGATCTCCCAGCCGCATTTCCATTTTTCTACATAAAACCAGCAGAACACGAGGGAGTTATACGAAAATACTATCCGGAGGAGCTAGGCCCAGTGACTAATGTTGATCCAATTGGAAATTCTCCTGTTATAATTAAAAAG tccattttagaaaaaattgctCCGACATGGATGAATGTTTCTTTGAGGATGAAAGATGATCCAGAAACCGACAAGGCTTTTGGCTGGGTTCTGGAAAT GTATGGCTATGCGGTGGCATCTGCTTTACATGGTGTACGCCACATTCTTCGAAAAGACTTCATGCTACAG CCACCTTGGGATCTGGAAGTTGGAAAGaagtttattattcattataccTATGGATGTGATTATAATATGAAG GGAGAGTTGACATATGGAAAGATTGGTGAATGGAGATTTGACAAAAGATCTTATCTACGAGGCCCTCCGCCAAAAAATCTTAGTTTGCCCCCTCCAGGGGTTCCTGAAAGTGTG GTAAGATTAGTGAAGATGGTTAATGAAGCTACTGCTAATATCCCTGGATGGGAGACAGAGTGA